One window from the genome of Gloeomargarita sp. SRBZ-1_bins_9 encodes:
- the ubiE gene encoding bifunctional demethylmenaquinone methyltransferase/2-methoxy-6-polyprenyl-1,4-benzoquinol methylase UbiE, which translates to MTDTQALFNRIARHYDALNNWLSWGQHWVWKHMVIGWVDPQPGETAVDLCCGTGDLTGLLARKIGGRGQVWGIDFAPAMLAIARARYAHQPIHWHQGDVLQLPFGDNTVDVVTMGYGLRNVQDRQRCLREIYRVLRPGGRAAILDFHHPEDPWLRAWQRWYLQRVVVPVAQWLGLGDEYAYIWPSLQNFPPGDRQVQWAQDCGFQAGHYPIAHGLMGVLVLQRS; encoded by the coding sequence ATGACCGATACACAGGCCCTGTTTAACCGGATTGCCCGCCATTACGACGCCCTCAACAACTGGCTGAGCTGGGGGCAGCATTGGGTCTGGAAACACATGGTCATCGGCTGGGTGGACCCGCAACCGGGGGAAACGGCGGTGGATTTGTGCTGTGGCACGGGGGATTTGACGGGGCTGCTGGCGCGGAAAATAGGGGGGAGGGGTCAGGTGTGGGGGATTGACTTTGCCCCGGCGATGCTGGCCATTGCCCGCGCGCGATACGCTCACCAACCCATTCACTGGCACCAGGGGGATGTCTTGCAATTGCCCTTTGGGGACAACACGGTGGATGTGGTGACCATGGGGTACGGGTTACGCAATGTCCAGGACCGACAGCGGTGTTTGCGGGAAATCTACCGGGTGTTGCGACCGGGGGGACGGGCGGCCATTTTGGATTTTCACCACCCCGAGGACCCCTGGCTGCGAGCTTGGCAAAGGTGGTATTTGCAACGGGTGGTGGTGCCGGTGGCCCAGTGGTTGGGGTTGGGGGATGAATACGCCTATATCTGGCCGAGCTTGCAAAATTTTCCCCCCGGCGACCGGCAGGTGCAGTGGGCCCAAGATTGCGGGTTTCAGGCCGGCCACTACCCGATTGCCCATGGTTTAATGGGGGTGTTGGTGCTACAGCGCTCTTGA
- the lptC gene encoding LPS export ABC transporter periplasmic protein LptC: MVLGCLLAGCQVPERPLEPEANPEASQQLTFESLKLHQADKGGQTVWKLQADQAIADVQTRRVTARQVVGDIYAQGKPRYRVKATQATVQEAQETLTVEGDITAEDVQDKMVIKARFLMWRPAQKEILLRGNPEFRQPNRMYVKGQEATIRLRENRLSLRQQVQVTNQKPALRITGEALDWRWREGLAQALKPVQIVYTPEQLVVKAGGGQMDFARQVLRLRQGVEAVHPRGRLRAQTVEWRIDRQEVTASGNVFYTQNDPPITVTGAQAEGNLATRQIRVVQARTQVFPE; this comes from the coding sequence GTGGTCCTGGGCTGCCTGTTGGCCGGTTGTCAGGTGCCGGAACGTCCCCTCGAACCGGAGGCCAACCCAGAGGCGTCCCAGCAATTGACCTTTGAATCCCTCAAACTGCACCAGGCGGATAAGGGGGGCCAGACGGTGTGGAAGTTGCAGGCGGACCAGGCGATAGCAGATGTCCAAACCCGGCGGGTGACGGCCCGGCAGGTGGTGGGGGATATTTATGCCCAGGGGAAACCCCGTTATCGGGTCAAGGCGACCCAGGCGACGGTGCAGGAGGCCCAGGAAACGTTGACCGTCGAGGGGGACATCACCGCGGAGGATGTGCAGGACAAAATGGTGATCAAGGCCCGTTTCCTGATGTGGCGTCCGGCCCAGAAGGAAATCCTGTTGAGGGGCAACCCGGAATTTCGCCAGCCGAATCGGATGTATGTCAAGGGGCAGGAGGCCACGATTCGTTTGCGGGAGAATCGGCTGTCCCTGCGGCAACAGGTGCAGGTGACTAACCAAAAGCCAGCGCTGCGGATCACGGGGGAGGCCCTGGACTGGCGATGGCGGGAGGGGCTGGCGCAGGCGCTAAAACCGGTGCAGATCGTCTATACGCCGGAGCAACTGGTGGTCAAGGCGGGGGGCGGGCAGATGGACTTTGCCCGGCAGGTGTTGCGGTTACGCCAGGGGGTGGAGGCGGTACATCCCCGGGGGCGGTTGCGCGCCCAGACGGTGGAGTGGCGGATAGACCGGCAGGAGGTCACGGCCAGCGGCAATGTGTTTTACACCCAAAACGACCCCCCCATCACGGTCACGGGGGCGCAGGCAGAAGGGAATTTGGCGACCCGGCAGATTCGGGTGGTGCAGGCGCGGACGCAGGTGTTCCCGGAATGA
- a CDS encoding NYN domain-containing protein: MSGMDNVGLFTPQQVLENRGRIAIFIDGSNLFYAALQLGIEIDYSKLLCYLTAGSRLLRAFFYTGVDPTNEKQQGFLLWMRRNGYRVVCKELVQLPDGSKKANLDVEIAVDMLSLVGSYDTAILVSGDGDLAYAVDAVSYRGVRVEVVSLRSMTSDNLINVADRYIDLETIRDEIRKANRPTPYRSVAEMVNNANNNANDNANPSRN, translated from the coding sequence ATGTCTGGCATGGATAACGTGGGTTTATTTACTCCCCAACAGGTCTTGGAAAACCGGGGTCGGATTGCCATCTTTATTGATGGTTCTAACCTGTTTTATGCTGCTCTCCAGTTGGGGATTGAAATTGACTACAGTAAGTTGTTGTGTTATTTGACGGCGGGTTCCCGTCTGCTGCGGGCTTTTTTCTACACGGGCGTGGACCCAACCAATGAAAAACAGCAGGGGTTTTTACTCTGGATGCGCCGCAACGGTTATCGGGTGGTGTGTAAGGAGCTGGTTCAGTTACCGGACGGGTCGAAAAAGGCCAATCTGGATGTGGAAATTGCGGTGGATATGTTATCCCTGGTGGGGTCCTACGATACGGCCATTTTAGTCAGCGGCGACGGGGACTTGGCCTATGCAGTGGATGCGGTGAGCTACCGAGGGGTACGGGTAGAGGTAGTGAGTCTGCGCTCCATGACCAGCGATAATTTGATTAATGTGGCCGACCGTTATATTGATTTAGAGACGATTCGGGATGAGATCCGCAAGGCCAATCGTCCCACCCCCTACCGCTCGGTGGCGGAGATGGTCAACAATGCCAACAACAACGCGAATGACAACGCCAATCCGTCCCGTAATTAG
- the metG gene encoding methionine--tRNA ligase: MARFSLTTPLYYVNARPHIGSAYTTMVADALARFARLRGDAVLLVTGTDEHGQKIQRTAQEQGLPPQEHCDRMAAEFQDLWRKLHIQWHRFSRTTDPRHGVIVKEFFLRVWERGDIYLHQQQGWYCVACEEFKDERELLPGGYCPLHPTLPVEWRDEPNYFFRLSRYQEPLERLYRDQPDFIQPETRRNEVMKFVAQGLNDFSISRRHLDWGFPVPVDPQQVIYVWFDALLGYITALLEPDEPPSLAAAVRTWWPVDLHLIGKDILRFHAVYWPAMLMSAGLPLPKRVFAHGFLTKDGQKMSKSLGNVVDPFALVETYGSDALRYYFLKEIELGKDGDFNEERFVQIVNADLANGLGNLLNRTSKLVHKYCGGRVPTPVALPNNPLVTMGRDLGAQVAQAYQALAIHRACGLTLALVQRANQWIDEQAPWQLAKTGDQTTLEGVLYSLLEAVRLAAYLLSPVVPQTSTRIYQQLGYGVDFDGEVSLAFADHSRWGVLPAGQVLAPPEPVFGRLELAKPIKS, translated from the coding sequence ATGGCCCGTTTCAGCCTAACGACCCCTTTGTACTACGTCAACGCCCGGCCCCATATCGGCAGCGCCTACACCACTATGGTGGCGGATGCCCTGGCCCGGTTTGCCCGGTTGCGGGGGGATGCGGTGCTGCTGGTGACCGGCACGGATGAACACGGGCAGAAAATTCAACGCACCGCCCAGGAGCAGGGATTACCCCCCCAGGAACATTGTGACCGCATGGCGGCGGAATTTCAAGACTTGTGGCGGAAGTTGCACATCCAATGGCACCGCTTCAGTCGCACCACCGACCCGCGCCATGGGGTGATCGTCAAGGAATTTTTCCTGCGGGTGTGGGAGCGGGGGGATATTTACTTGCATCAGCAACAGGGGTGGTATTGCGTGGCCTGTGAGGAGTTCAAGGATGAACGGGAATTATTACCGGGGGGATACTGCCCGTTGCATCCCACCTTGCCGGTGGAGTGGCGCGATGAACCCAACTACTTTTTCCGGTTGTCTCGCTATCAAGAACCGCTCGAACGGCTGTACCGGGACCAGCCGGACTTTATCCAGCCGGAAACCCGCCGCAATGAGGTGATGAAATTTGTGGCCCAGGGGCTAAATGATTTTTCCATTTCCCGCCGACATCTGGACTGGGGCTTTCCGGTGCCGGTGGACCCCCAGCAGGTGATTTATGTTTGGTTTGATGCCCTGTTGGGTTACATCACAGCGTTGTTAGAACCCGACGAACCCCCCAGTTTGGCGGCGGCGGTCCGCACCTGGTGGCCGGTGGACTTACATCTCATTGGCAAGGACATTTTGCGGTTCCATGCGGTGTATTGGCCGGCGATGTTGATGTCAGCGGGGTTGCCCTTGCCCAAGCGGGTTTTTGCCCACGGTTTTCTCACCAAGGACGGCCAAAAGATGAGCAAATCCCTGGGGAATGTGGTGGACCCCTTTGCCCTGGTGGAGACCTACGGGAGTGACGCCCTGCGCTATTACTTTTTGAAGGAGATTGAACTGGGGAAGGATGGGGATTTTAACGAGGAACGATTTGTGCAGATTGTGAATGCCGATTTGGCGAATGGGTTGGGGAATTTGCTGAACCGCACGTCTAAGCTCGTCCACAAGTATTGCGGCGGACGGGTGCCGACGCCGGTGGCCTTACCGAATAATCCCTTGGTGACGATGGGCCGGGATTTGGGGGCACAGGTGGCCCAGGCCTACCAGGCATTGGCGATTCACCGGGCCTGTGGGTTGACGCTGGCGCTGGTGCAACGGGCCAACCAGTGGATTGACGAACAGGCGCCCTGGCAGTTGGCGAAAACCGGGGACCAGACCACTTTAGAAGGCGTACTGTATAGCTTGCTGGAGGCGGTGCGGTTGGCGGCCTACTTGCTGAGCCCGGTCGTTCCCCAAACCAGCACCCGGATTTACCAGCAGTTGGGCTACGGAGTGGATTTTGACGGCGAGGTATCCCTGGCTTTCGCGGACCACAGCCGTTGGGGAGTTTTACCCGCCGGTCAGGTCCTCGCCCCGCCGGAGCCGGTTTTTGGCCGCTTGGAACTGGCAAAACCGATAAAATCCTAA
- a CDS encoding histidine kinase, protein MSVLYAGKWNCNSQHNRYAMSRVQVYLFTSKTTHRDQIKQLQQRLEALGCPAEALQIVDVIEQPYLAERLRVVATPALVKAYPEPRQVLAGSDLLEQVDYWWPRWQTEAAADNQSPPAVSSPDVVRLEEELARAQLTIRQLTAQVDFRNQVIEMLAHDLRNPLTAVSIALETLEMAPQRHELAPQLIQQARNQVKTLDRLITSILQVSRNQQKVLHLNPQAVQLPEIIHQVAQSFQALLESRQHTLRVDIAEPCPPVFADPDALRRVLNNLLDNACKYTPPGGQISISTLHSTTLKVQVTVADNGPGIPLADQERIFDPSTRLANHDQEANGYGLGLAVCRQIIQAHYGRIWVESEPGRGSRFHFTLPVYRP, encoded by the coding sequence GTGTCCGTCCTCTATGCTGGTAAATGGAATTGTAATTCCCAGCACAATCGCTACGCCATGTCCAGGGTTCAGGTTTACTTGTTCACCAGCAAGACCACCCATCGAGACCAGATCAAACAGTTGCAACAACGGTTAGAGGCCCTGGGTTGTCCGGCGGAGGCCTTACAAATTGTGGACGTAATCGAGCAACCCTATCTGGCGGAACGGCTACGGGTGGTGGCCACGCCGGCTTTGGTCAAGGCCTATCCCGAACCCCGGCAAGTCTTGGCCGGCAGTGATTTGCTGGAACAGGTGGATTACTGGTGGCCCCGCTGGCAAACGGAAGCCGCCGCCGACAACCAATCCCCACCCGCCGTTAGCAGCCCCGATGTGGTCCGTTTGGAGGAGGAACTGGCCCGCGCCCAACTCACCATCCGTCAACTGACCGCCCAGGTGGACTTCCGCAATCAAGTGATCGAGATGCTGGCCCATGACCTGCGCAATCCCCTGACGGCGGTGAGCATTGCCCTGGAAACCCTGGAGATGGCCCCGCAGCGGCACGAACTGGCGCCCCAACTGATTCAACAGGCCCGCAACCAGGTAAAGACCTTGGACCGGTTGATCACCAGCATCCTCCAGGTCAGCCGCAACCAACAAAAAGTTCTGCACCTCAATCCCCAGGCGGTGCAATTGCCGGAGATCATCCACCAGGTGGCCCAAAGTTTCCAAGCCCTCCTGGAGAGCCGCCAACACACCCTACGGGTGGATATTGCCGAACCTTGCCCGCCGGTTTTTGCCGACCCTGACGCCCTGAGACGCGTGTTGAACAACCTGCTGGATAATGCCTGCAAATACACCCCTCCGGGCGGGCAGATCAGCATCAGCACCTTGCACAGCACTACCTTGAAAGTGCAGGTGACGGTGGCCGATAATGGGCCGGGGATTCCCCTGGCGGACCAGGAACGGATTTTTGACCCCAGCACCCGCCTGGCTAACCATGACCAGGAAGCCAATGGCTACGGACTGGGCCTGGCCGTCTGCCGGCAGATTATCCAGGCGCACTACGGGCGGATTTGGGTGGAGTCGGAGCCGGGCCGGGGGAGTCGCTTCCATTTCACCCTACCGGTATACCGCCCCTGA
- the aat gene encoding leucyl/phenylalanyl-tRNA--protein transferase, whose protein sequence is MVMDRDVAWVLEGYRQGYFLMADEGTGTLAWYRSRQRALIPLDERFHCPRSLRRKLHRFQVHVNRDFAGVVAGCADRPQTWISEELQQLYQRLHRAGYAHSWETWDGDTLAGGVLGLVIGAAFIGESMFYRVTDASKVALVTLVDHLRRRGFWLFDAQVINPHLTRFGAYTVSDQEYRQLLAQAVQQPARPFHLNS, encoded by the coding sequence ATGGTGATGGATAGGGATGTGGCCTGGGTCCTTGAGGGGTACCGTCAGGGGTATTTCTTAATGGCAGATGAGGGCACCGGCACCTTGGCTTGGTATCGCAGCCGACAACGCGCCCTGATTCCCCTGGATGAGCGCTTCCATTGCCCCCGTTCTCTCCGACGCAAACTCCACCGGTTTCAGGTGCACGTGAATCGGGATTTCGCCGGGGTCGTTGCCGGTTGCGCTGACCGTCCCCAGACCTGGATTTCCGAAGAACTCCAGCAGCTCTACCAACGCTTGCACCGGGCCGGCTATGCCCACAGTTGGGAAACCTGGGACGGGGATACCCTGGCCGGAGGGGTACTGGGCCTAGTCATCGGCGCCGCCTTCATCGGGGAGTCCATGTTTTACCGGGTCACGGATGCCTCCAAAGTGGCCCTGGTTACCCTGGTGGACCACCTGCGCCGCCGGGGATTTTGGCTGTTCGATGCCCAGGTAATCAACCCCCACCTGACCCGCTTCGGCGCCTACACCGTCTCTGACCAGGAATACAGGCAGTTACTCGCCCAGGCCGTACAGCAACCCGCGCGACCGTTCCACCTGAATTCGTAA
- a CDS encoding DCC1-like thiol-disulfide oxidoreductase family protein gives MSRYLIIYDGRCQLCSGWVAALYKLEGGRWLSYLPMQDEAALAQWGITPATCQQGVILIDQNRPERRWQGTAALEQLASFLPGVAPVVAAYQRLPGLKAIGDACYVQIRDHRYEWFGERSEVYRVPSS, from the coding sequence GTGTCGCGCTATTTGATCATCTATGATGGGCGCTGTCAACTCTGTAGTGGTTGGGTGGCGGCGCTGTATAAGCTGGAGGGGGGCCGGTGGTTGAGCTACCTCCCCATGCAGGATGAAGCGGCCCTAGCCCAATGGGGAATTACACCAGCGACCTGTCAGCAGGGCGTCATTCTCATTGACCAAAATCGGCCGGAACGCCGCTGGCAAGGTACGGCGGCCCTCGAACAACTGGCGAGTTTCCTCCCCGGGGTGGCACCGGTGGTGGCTGCCTATCAACGCTTGCCGGGGTTGAAGGCCATTGGCGATGCCTGTTACGTCCAAATTCGCGACCATCGCTACGAGTGGTTTGGCGAACGGTCGGAGGTGTATCGCGTGCCGTCGTCCTAA
- the coaBC gene encoding bifunctional phosphopantothenoylcysteine decarboxylase/phosphopantothenate--cysteine ligase CoaBC: MGRILVGIGGGIAAYKVCELVSQWVQQGHQVRVILTSTATRFVTPLTLSTLSRHCAYTDGDFWQPTGRPLHIELGEWADVLVIAPATADLLAKMAQGLADDLLTNTLLASTAPVVVAPAMNSTMWQQVSVQHNYQTLQQWPRCHSVGVRAGLLACDAVGPGRMAEPWEIDAWVNSLLITGGRRDLQGYNVLVTAGGTREHLDPVRFLGNPASGAMGIALAQAALSRGARVTLIHGPLTHPTPAVDHVISVTSAQEMYAAVLAVFPEQHWCLLAAAVSDVQPGTRHATKLPKQALPDCLPLQPAPDIAQHLGNIKHPEQLLIGFAAQTGDIEAPARDKLRAKNLDAIVANPIDVPGVGFGSEYNEAVWLDRRGQRRVWSRTTKLHLAHQILDAARELYDSSSVSSSSVG; this comes from the coding sequence ATGGGCCGGATTCTGGTAGGCATCGGGGGGGGAATTGCCGCCTACAAGGTTTGCGAGCTGGTTTCCCAGTGGGTGCAGCAGGGCCACCAGGTGCGGGTGATCTTGACTTCTACGGCGACCCGGTTTGTCACCCCCTTGACCCTGAGCACCCTCAGTCGCCACTGCGCTTACACCGACGGAGATTTTTGGCAACCCACTGGCCGTCCGTTGCACATCGAGTTGGGGGAATGGGCTGATGTGCTGGTGATTGCCCCCGCCACGGCAGATTTACTGGCGAAAATGGCCCAGGGCTTGGCGGACGACCTGCTCACCAACACCCTGCTGGCCAGCACAGCACCGGTTGTGGTGGCCCCGGCCATGAACAGCACCATGTGGCAGCAGGTCTCGGTCCAGCACAATTACCAAACTCTACAGCAATGGCCCCGTTGCCACAGTGTGGGGGTGCGGGCAGGGTTGCTGGCCTGTGATGCCGTGGGTCCGGGGCGGATGGCCGAACCCTGGGAAATCGACGCCTGGGTCAACTCCCTGCTCATCACTGGTGGCCGCCGGGATCTGCAGGGCTACAACGTTCTGGTCACCGCAGGGGGTACCCGCGAACACCTGGACCCGGTACGGTTTTTGGGGAATCCAGCCAGTGGCGCCATGGGAATCGCCCTAGCCCAGGCCGCCCTTAGCCGTGGCGCGAGAGTAACCTTGATTCATGGTCCCCTCACCCACCCAACGCCTGCGGTCGATCACGTGATCAGCGTTACCAGTGCCCAGGAGATGTATGCTGCCGTGTTAGCCGTTTTTCCCGAACAGCACTGGTGTCTGCTGGCCGCTGCGGTAAGCGATGTACAACCGGGAACGCGCCATGCCACCAAACTGCCCAAACAGGCCCTACCCGACTGCTTACCCCTGCAACCCGCCCCCGATATCGCCCAACACCTGGGGAACATCAAGCACCCGGAGCAATTACTCATCGGATTTGCCGCCCAAACCGGTGATATTGAGGCCCCCGCCCGGGACAAACTGCGTGCCAAAAACTTAGACGCCATCGTGGCCAACCCGATTGATGTACCCGGTGTCGGTTTCGGCAGTGAATATAACGAGGCTGTCTGGTTAGACCGACGGGGACAACGGCGGGTGTGGTCACGGACCACTAAACTCCACCTAGCCCACCAGATTCTGGATGCTGCTCGGGAGCTTTACGATTCCTCGTCGGTTTCCTCCTCGTCCGTGGGGTAG
- the rpmF gene encoding 50S ribosomal protein L32, whose product MAVPKKKTSKARKRQRKAVWKRQALFEAQKALSLAKSILTGRSRSFYYPTDEEETDEES is encoded by the coding sequence ATGGCAGTCCCCAAGAAGAAAACCTCGAAGGCTCGCAAGCGGCAGCGTAAGGCGGTGTGGAAACGGCAAGCTCTGTTTGAGGCCCAAAAAGCCTTATCCTTGGCGAAATCCATCTTGACAGGGCGATCCCGCAGCTTCTACTACCCCACGGACGAGGAGGAAACCGACGAGGAATCGTAA
- a CDS encoding PHP domain-containing protein translates to MTATVAVQRPTVKELKEAWAGLHARSCPDVYNFHLHTVHSDGRLEPEEVIDQALTYGVQGLAITDHHRVSGYEQAYRYLQRLPGYRKPQLWSGIEISCDLLGVEVHILGYGFDPDHALMAPYIQGTTPLGDDYAAAAVIQAIQGAGGLAVLAHPERYKKPASELIPAASALGIDGVEAYYAYNNPDPWRPSPQQTAHVLHLSRVYGLWVTCGTDTHGRSIRSRL, encoded by the coding sequence ATGACGGCAACGGTAGCGGTCCAGCGGCCAACGGTCAAGGAACTCAAGGAGGCTTGGGCGGGACTTCACGCGCGTAGTTGCCCAGATGTCTATAACTTTCACCTGCATACGGTGCATTCAGACGGGCGCCTAGAGCCGGAGGAGGTGATTGACCAGGCCTTGACCTATGGGGTGCAGGGGTTGGCTATTACCGACCATCACCGGGTGAGCGGCTACGAACAGGCCTACCGCTATTTACAGCGCCTGCCCGGTTACCGCAAGCCGCAACTGTGGTCGGGGATTGAAATCAGTTGCGACCTGCTGGGCGTTGAGGTGCATATTCTCGGCTATGGCTTTGACCCGGACCATGCCCTGATGGCTCCCTACATCCAGGGCACGACCCCCTTGGGGGATGACTACGCAGCGGCAGCGGTGATTCAAGCGATCCAGGGAGCCGGGGGTCTAGCCGTTCTCGCCCACCCGGAGCGCTACAAAAAACCGGCCAGTGAACTAATCCCGGCGGCCAGCGCCCTGGGCATTGACGGGGTAGAAGCCTATTACGCCTACAACAACCCGGACCCCTGGCGCCCCAGCCCGCAGCAAACGGCCCATGTGCTGCACCTGAGTCGGGTGTACGGGCTATGGGTCACCTGCGGCACTGACACCCATGGGCGCAGCATCCGCTCCCGCCTGTAA
- a CDS encoding class I SAM-dependent methyltransferase: MTDAITQAVRQLYNTYPFPPDPVTDGPPPGYNWRWSVPAAHHFALGWIPREWPSLRILDAGCGTGVGTDYLAHLNPTATVVAIDLSEAALAIAQQRLQRSGVAHRVHLHHLNLLEVGRLSQTFHYINCVGVLHHLPDPKAGLRALAEVLAPGGLMHVFVYAYWGRWEIRLLQKAIRLLQPPGGDYRTGVAIGRQLLAHLPADNRLVRRERERWALDNVHDATFADMYVHPQEMDYTVETLFALIANTGLEFLGFSNPRYWQLERLLGATPDLLTTARALPPQQQYELVEALDPELTHFEFFLGRPPLQRGLPDWQQARPVRSTCMMGWPGRSLLDYDYQPVDLTPLEYDILCWATGELTVAELLNQVPGATPDHLQDLQRRQLLWLQAGADAAPMGVSAAGDP; this comes from the coding sequence ATGACCGACGCCATTACCCAAGCCGTTCGGCAACTGTACAACACCTATCCTTTTCCGCCCGACCCGGTGACGGATGGTCCCCCTCCGGGCTACAACTGGCGGTGGTCGGTGCCGGCAGCCCATCACTTTGCCCTGGGTTGGATACCGCGGGAGTGGCCGTCGCTACGCATTCTGGACGCCGGGTGTGGGACAGGGGTGGGCACCGATTACTTAGCCCATCTGAATCCCACGGCGACGGTGGTGGCCATTGACCTGAGCGAGGCGGCCTTAGCCATTGCCCAGCAGCGACTCCAGCGCTCAGGGGTGGCCCATCGGGTGCACCTGCATCACCTCAACCTGCTGGAGGTAGGCCGCCTATCCCAGACCTTTCACTACATCAACTGCGTGGGGGTGTTGCACCACCTGCCGGACCCCAAAGCGGGTTTGCGGGCCTTGGCGGAAGTCTTGGCGCCGGGGGGATTGATGCACGTGTTTGTGTACGCCTACTGGGGCCGTTGGGAAATCCGGCTGCTGCAAAAGGCGATTCGTCTGCTGCAACCGCCCGGGGGAGATTACCGCACAGGGGTGGCCATTGGGCGACAGTTACTGGCCCATTTACCGGCGGATAACCGGCTGGTGCGGCGGGAACGGGAACGCTGGGCCTTAGACAACGTCCACGACGCCACCTTTGCCGATATGTACGTGCACCCCCAGGAGATGGACTACACGGTGGAGACCCTGTTTGCCCTGATTGCCAATACGGGTCTGGAGTTTTTGGGCTTTTCCAATCCCCGTTACTGGCAGTTGGAACGGCTATTGGGTGCGACGCCGGACCTACTGACAACCGCCCGCGCCTTGCCCCCCCAGCAGCAGTACGAGTTGGTGGAAGCCCTGGACCCAGAACTGACCCATTTTGAGTTCTTTTTGGGACGTCCACCCTTGCAGCGGGGATTGCCCGACTGGCAACAGGCCCGACCGGTGCGCTCGACCTGTATGATGGGGTGGCCGGGGCGTTCCCTGTTGGACTACGACTACCAACCGGTGGATTTAACGCCCCTGGAATACGACATCCTCTGCTGGGCAACGGGCGAGCTGACGGTGGCCGAGTTACTCAACCAGGTGCCGGGCGCCACGCCAGACCACCTTCAGGACCTGCAACGGCGGCAATTGCTGTGGTTACAGGCGGGAGCGGATGCTGCGCCCATGGGTGTCAGTGCCGCAGGTGACCCATAG
- a CDS encoding pentapeptide repeat-containing protein has translation MLRSVLIQRYTQGETDFRRLDGAGMDLSGVVLAGADLRESDFRRANFHGANLSRCRIQKANLRGACLTLADLRRADLRDSDLSQCSLVGSNLRGANLQGCDLQGAVFDQPRPHLSRLLVLGSNGLALLLVVVLGITGRWGAGFLGLALLLLGNGLLMRWRSPTAADLRGADLRGANLTGAHLGGMYLLGVRCQGAILPNGRPYQFWSNLFPWD, from the coding sequence GTGTTGCGGTCGGTCCTGATCCAGCGCTATACCCAGGGGGAGACAGATTTTCGCCGTCTAGATGGCGCAGGGATGGATTTGAGCGGCGTGGTGTTGGCGGGGGCGGATTTACGGGAGAGCGATTTCCGCCGAGCGAATTTCCACGGGGCCAACCTCAGTCGTTGCCGGATTCAGAAGGCCAACTTGCGGGGTGCTTGTTTGACACTGGCCGATCTCCGGCGGGCCGACCTGCGGGATAGCGACCTCAGCCAGTGTTCTTTGGTGGGGAGTAACCTGCGGGGGGCGAATTTGCAGGGCTGCGACCTCCAGGGCGCCGTCTTCGACCAACCCCGTCCCCATTTGTCCCGACTGCTGGTGCTGGGGAGCAATGGCCTGGCGTTGCTGTTGGTCGTGGTACTGGGCATCACGGGGCGCTGGGGAGCCGGCTTCCTGGGGTTGGCGCTCCTGCTGCTGGGCAATGGCCTGTTGATGCGGTGGCGGAGTCCCACGGCGGCGGATTTGCGGGGGGCGGACCTGCGGGGAGCCAATCTCACGGGCGCACATCTAGGAGGCATGTATCTTCTGGGGGTGCGCTGTCAAGGGGCCATCCTGCCCAACGGTCGGCCTTACCAGTTCTGGTCCAATCTTTTCCCTTGGGACTAG